The DNA segment gaaggcagcatattttcatttttgcgaaagcacagcagctcataaggaggaaaatcaggcgttgtcctccccagaggtttggaaaaaccacgtgacctaatcagaaaaagaaaaattaagtttcgtaaataaaatactttccgaagtgggttccgcacccacgaagggaacccgccgcattggctcagtggatagggcgcgatgtcagtgcacgctaaacatccccaggtggtctaaattattccagaaccctccactacggcacctttttcttcttttttttttcactccctccattttccctttacggcgcggttcaggtgtcagccgatatgaaagacagatactgcgccatttcctttctcaaaaaaccaattttcaatttttactttcaaggttagtttctaaaattggttttgaggaaaggaaatggcgcagtaactgtctcacatatatcggtggacgctcgaaccacgccgtgagaggactgacctctggcccacttgaaggtcaaaaccgtaagcaccgcgaaatcgttacgaggtagcatagtgaagctttcgcatcaaaagtgaaggaaaataatgttgccggccgtggcaattgctatctaatatcttaaccacccgagctgcagccggcggaggagaaagggaaatgatatcgaggagaaatataaaggggagcgatagcaaggaagcacaggatcgagtattcgggtgtggcccaatccccggtccgctttcgaaggggcaTGCCATTCACATACTTGGCTTAATAtttcatatgggcccttgaggcttgggtgttacgcatatttttgaaagtatggcggagtgcttggcgtaacgcactctggcacaggtcagcccggtattgcactgcctccgggattggcccgtggcctacgggctattgcgcgcgcttttcttctgtctctttactcccatctttcacctcctactatcagcacgcaggcagctgggcgtggctccgcattgagccagtaagcaagcccgtgcttttcctttcgtccttctgtcgacaactcaactcaactcgaaaaaggaagcacaggggctcgagctgggtttgggtatcgtcgccttcatcaacttccattcgggcggcgtgaactgatcagcttggctggccattgcattagagcagcacgccatcgccgcagccgaacaccacggtgcaagctttctccttcacagctcgtcagtagacttaattgttgtccgtaatttttttccccgttgcgaaaaaacttgtcaattatggtgagtcaggttataactgcaacctctttcgaaaaaataaaaacactgacgtgtaaacaaatgcgcaacacaaggttcttactgacgcttatacggccgctagttctgttctgtcaccagtcatcagattttctgtacagcaaaacaccatttaccatgaagacacagaccgtcccacggggagaagttgggtgcagcgctaaaaaaattctattccacgcattatgctctggactcactaagtgatagctgggccttggcacaattctggaacgtttagccatatcttgtgtgatgtgcacatataccgccagtagtttttgacaaatggcccctcaaagtcggacaaagacggggcgtgtacacagcttcaaccccaacccgacttctttcttttcttgcaccgcagtaaaggaacagactagaggagccgcacagtcagcccgtttcgaacacgctgggtggaaaaaaaaaaacagaaacgcgaagggtgcccccctcccgaggagcttggcttgaggggaggacacacaaagcggataatgggcgaagcttactagcgtctctctctcaaaccgggaggaagaatgtaagtgaaggaggaggagctcaacttcatgcggcccgtggtgggggcgttgtgaactaggagcggatgaaccagaatcctggccatgttgAGTTCTTTTTATTTGTGACGGTGCCTAATTGGAGGCTACGTTTGAAAAGTACGTTCTGAAAGCGAGAAGTCAAAACAAGGGTCTTGACTAGGCTTCTTATTGGCATCACAGTATAAAGTACTACCGACGCTAACAACGTCCTGCTCCCAAGCTCTTCTGCATTCGAAAATATTGCTGTGATGTTGGACAAATGTTTTCGCAGTGTAGAGACAAAGATAGCCATGGCTTCCACGGAGGCGGTAGTGGTGCGCGGCAGGTGATACTGTATGCAGCGAAAAAAGTTCAAGATAAGTTGTTGGCAAAACAATGCACAAGAAGACAATTTTATGTCCCGCACAAGGAAAGAGTGCTTACTTTAATAAATTAATTCCGGCTGTAAAGTGTGACTCGATACAATCTGAGTTATTGAAACTCGTGCTGAATATACCGATTTTACAAAAATTCTAGCTGAAAATATTGTCTTATTTTAACGCTACCCGgaattctagaaaaaaaaactcgaaaaCGAACGGCCCTACACCTTCTGTATAAGTGCAGTCAAGGAAGTGCACGTTTAACTCTAGGGCATTAGTGGTGCTTTTTATCAAGTCTGCCTTTTGTTGAGTTGTGAGTCTACTCATATTTGAAGACTCGTTCGCTACAACACTCCTTTCAGCTTTGTGTCAGTTAATAGATGAAGCAAATGTTACAGGCAAAAGATGACAACAGTGGCAGTTGGATCAAGATGGTCCAACCAGCACACCTACATAAGATGCAAAGTAACAATGACGGGCTTTCATGATGTGAACCAAAACCTCGAATCTCACGAGCAATCCACAACATATTCACATGTTTTTCAAGCATAAAACGACAGGCTGTAATAGAAAGTAAGGGTATGAGATGCCGGCGACGTGTACTATAATGCGGGAATTTTCGTTTAGAAATGCCCTGTCACAAAATAAGAAATCTTTAGAGAAAGGCTCACTAAACCTTTTCTCTTCTCATCGTCATGAGTGAAGAAGAGAAGTAACAATATGCGTATTTCCTGACGAGAGGAGAAATGGCTGCAGAAGCAGATATGCAGCTGGTTTAAGAAGAATGCAGCCATGCatattctctccttttttttatttctgcctctGTTGCACTGTGTGGGAGATTATACAACACGAAAATATGACACCGTGACTGCTGTCACGTGAATTTaacgctttctttcttttttccacaGGTAGACTGGTGCAGCATCCTTTGTTCCTTCTTTTACCTTTTTGACAGGTGGGTTCTTCTTGTCCTGGTGACAAAAAAGTTGCAAATTACTTCAATATAGAACATAGGAGCTCGACCTTCTTATTTTGCACAGTTCTGTTTGGTTTCATGACGGTTTAATgcaccaaagcgactcaggttatgaaggatgccgtattgaagggctccgaaaatttcgaacacctgcggTTTTTAGACGggccctgacattgcacagtatacgGACCTCTATaacttcgcttccatcgaaatttgaccgccgcggccgagatcgaacccacatctttcgggtcaggagccgagcgccataaacactgagccagcgcggcagcTATTTTATACAGCTTAGTCAAAGATAGAGGTGTCAAAATATGCCACTTATACCATAAAAGCCAGCATATATCACGAGATTTTTTTCGCTATTTTTGCATGTCAAATTTCAACCTCATATTTCATGCGAATCTGAACACTTTTCTGCAAAAATCTGCAGTTACTCTTTCATTATTATTGAGCACAATCCCCATCATGCATCCGGTGAGAGGAGGCAGGTGTTATCTTGTAGTGCGGCAGGTTGGTAGTTTCGATTTCGACGTCCTTTCCCTACACTGACCTGACCTCGCGACGCCCAGAATGATCACATTTCGCATGGTATGGGTGCCGCGAAAGTAACAGTCGGTTGGTTTTAAAAGGAGAGTAATCTCAGCTGCCGAAAGCATCGCCACCGCATCTAGAGCTGCTACATGGCCTGGGTGAggtagggagagcctgcattaCCGCCGATGGACACTGGCCTCGCAAGCCAAGCTGTACAGGTGGATCACGGAGGCCTGGGCCAGCATTCCTGAGGAGCTCTCTGCTTTTTATCCTAAGAAATGCGGGATATATCGAACGTGCTTCATGGTACCGAAGGTGTGTTTCCAGTGCCTTCGTTAAGACAGCGCACCCGACGTTGACGGTCGCTAAAACTCAGATACAGACAGTCCCGGAGCGCGCGCACCACCGTGTATGCTGGAACCGGTCTGGCATGCTCGCGGCGCAGTGCCACTGTATCTGCTGCTCAGGCTACACGTATCGTATCCGGCACACCGGTGTACACAAATCATTGGAGGGTGTTAGGCTTCTGTGACTTCCGGAAGGCCATTAAGGTGACTGCGTTCCCTTACTCGTATTATCTATGAATGAAAACGTATTTCGGTTTTTGCTATCCACAAGTTACGCGCCGTATTATGTGTGGGTCTGTACGACATGCCGGTTTTTATGGTAATTTCTCTCATCTCTGCTAAGTATAAGAGATGAAGCTAGCAAACACAAAATGAAAACAACTCATGTCAACATGATGGTTGTGCGTGATCAAATTGGTGCACAGAATCCTTCTGTGTCACTGAAAATAAGTAACACTAGCAGATGGCAAACACTGATTCAATCAATGCAAAAAGTCACGAGGCAGTTGGAAAGCCTGCATGATGACAACGAGATGTAGATGAACTTACAAGAAGATTCTTTTTCATGATCATCTTTTGCTCAACCACTTTCAGTTCCTTCTCTCTCTGCAATCGCTTCGTCAGCTCTCGGTAGCTTTTCTTCATCTCGTGGGTTGCCTCCTGAAAAAAAGGTACCAGAACACGTAAGCAAACGGCAAAAACAATGTAGGTCCCAAAGAAGCCAATCACtgaagtgttgtttgtgcagcTGATCAGAAATTCCTTTTGCAAGTAAGCCAGCCAGAGTACAGAGAAGGTCATTAAGGTGCAGAAATCAAGTAACTATGAACACAAGACTTTCTGCAAAAAAGGAGGAATATTAGTTTTAGGAAAAATATGAGATAAAGAACCAGTGATACGTAGAGTTTAATGTGCCAAAGCGGCAAATGGGCTACGAGAATTGCTGTAGTGGAGGAGACTGGGCTCATTTTGGCCATGTTGCACTGTTTAAAGTTTAATGACAACACGTAGCAAAAGGTGCCACACCGCACTGCTATGCTAGATACAATGCAATGTGCTTTGTTAAGTAACCAGATTCTTTGATATGCAATCCCTTCCCCCTGATTTGCCACTTTCAATGACTACTTTACCAGAGTGTACTTTTCTAATGCAAATTAGTTCGTCTGTCTACATCCTATTCTGTTGTGAGAAAAAGCAACACAGTTGAGATTGAAGAACATGATGACTATTTTTCCTTGCACTAGAAGATGCAAGAAAACGAAGCGTACAGAAGTGGGGAGGGATGGCAGTACCTAACTTGATCTGTGGGAGATGCCATGGATGGGCTTCGCTACAAACTAGCACACACAACAATGGTGTGGTAGGAAGAACAAAGTCTTTAACTGGGTGCAACATCAAAAAAAGAGCTCATTGTAACAAATTAAAGACCATCCATAAAGAGCATGTGTAAGTTCTCATACATGCGTACATTTTGCATAATTACATCTCGCAGATTGTGCAAATCTACACCTGAATTATTCAGCGGAACTGAAAATTCATGCAAGGCTTTAGGTCGTGTGTAGTTTTCAGTCTAAGGAACCATAACTGATTTAATGAGCCATTCGTGGTTTCGCCTTATTTCGGCATGTACTTAGACATGCATGGCTTAATCTTTGAGACAAGCATATGATTACTGGCAGGATCAACCAGGTAGATGCATAGGCAAACCCTTGTCGCTCCTCAAGGGAGCCCTGTCGCGGCCGATCGGGGCCCCTCTCACCCCTCGGCGCGCGAcgcgcatctttttcgcggcagctCTCGCTGCCCGTGCATCGTTCGAGCTCACTGCGGCATCCGACCCGAAGGCCCGGTTATCACCGCGCGGCAAGAGAGCACGCGCCCTTAGGCAAAGCATTTGTAACGCGCCCACCAGTGCGCACGAACTCTAATAAAACCTGCTAACTACCTGCGAGTCGTGAGTAACATGAGTGTACAGGGgaagctgaaaaaacaacagccTCAAGCATGCTCAGTTCTTCAGCAATAACTTCCCATCTACAACTGCCTGACAATCATATGTGACAATAACTTCCTTGAGAATGAAGAAAACACAAATGTAGCTCCACACATCATGAAACGGGATGCTACCAAACCACACTGCACATGTTTCTTGTGCTGCATGTAATGATTCTGGCAAGTGCACCAAAAATCTGGAGAAAAATTGCAGGGGGCAGTTGTTTGCTTTATTCAACAATGTATATGAATTTACATCACAGATATTCAGGCATGTGTCGAATCAAGCATGGTGCGATATATGAGCTCCCCATTCTACAAAGCTgctctcattttattttttcgGCGCCTTTTCCTTCCTCACCCCCCTCCCCAAATTCCAGCAAACTGGAAAGTAGAAAGGAAAGCCTGTCAAGGAACATGCAAAATTGTCAATGCTTGCCCAAACACCCTGATTTAGTGCTCTCCTTTCTGTGAAGTGCTTACAATTCTTCATCTCTCCAGCTAGATCACCCAGTAGTGGCTTTTCAGTTTAGTGATGTATCAAAGTCTGTCGCACAAACACGAAAGCCTCGATAGATAGCGAGAAGTATAAAAAAGAACTCCGGGACGGACAAACAACAGTGTTTGGAGTCATCTCTGAATGAATAATTAAATCTCTCTGAACTTTGTCAGCTGTCTGTATTCCGCCTATAAATCCATAAAAGAGCCACATACTGTTGCATGCAGCACAACAATATTGAAACCTCCTTGTTGTCAGAAGGCAGTATGAGCATGTACAATAGCCAACACATGCTTCGCGACATTACTCATGGCTCTAGACTTCAAGCACTTAATACTTGCCTTAATCACATCCTCTGGAATATCAGCTATGCATTCCTTGGGGAGAGTCTCCAGTTTGGATCGGTTGAACCCTCGGCACAACAGGGAAGGGTGGGTTCTAAGCTTTTCAGCAAAATCAAAGTTGCGAGCTAGACAGCAGAGAATGAAAAAGCAGCCCATGGAAGCTTGTGAAATTTATGTACGTAGTAGCGTATTCATGTTGATCAAAGCTGAATTGAAACATTTCATGTTACGATGAAGGCTCGTGCCCTTCGTCCGAGTGTTTTGAGATTGAGGGCGCAGCTCTTCAGAATGCATATTCTTTTCATCTGGTGCACAATAACACATACACAATGACTGGTCTGGCAATGTACTGATTATATTCGGTGAAATGAGTCATTGTAGAGGACCTTAAATAGCATGCATTCACAGGCTTTCCCTACTCTCAAGGCCATGCAGTATTTTGTCAAAGGTAGCAAATCACTTGCAGCAATTTGCTGCAATCGTAACCGGTGGGCGAAACCCCTTTCAACGTCTGTTGAGAATCAGCAGAGAAGGAGGCAAAATTTTTCAAATACCTTCTTTTTTGGTGTCAACAAAGAACGTGTGGGTGTTCACCTGCCCGCTTTCAACACGGAGAAGGCGCAGGTTCGCTTTTAGTCTCGCAATTTTCTacaataaaaagaagacaaaaacacCAATGACCATTTGTCAAAAATTACTAATAACTAATCGCTGCATTGAGCAGCGATAAGTGGTGTGACCCAGAGTGTACAAGATATGACGAAAGTTTGAGATATACCTTGGCTTCTGACAGACGCTTTGTGGTGACGAAGTTCAGATCCCGCGTCTGCATGAGCTTAAGCTGAGCAGGCGTGAACTCCTCGCCCTTAACTTTGTCGTGGTGTTCACCTCCCTGCAGATTTAACCGAGAATCAGGACAAGCGCTACGGCAGCACTGTTTACAAAAAGTTTTGAGGTCTATGGATTTACATGAAGCTTAGAGTTGACCATGTGCATGTAGAATTCATCTGGGTTCCTTGTAAGCGCTCGCCGGCGTAATCGTTTTAATTTCAACTGCTTGTTCTGGTAGTCTCTGTCACAAAAGAATAATGAAACACACAGGTAAAGAAAAAACAGCTGCAGGACGTCAACATCACCAGGCCGGAAACGATATCACAAGCCTTCACCTGGTTTCGAGCTTGtcatctttcttcttttctatAACACCAAAGTGACGCCTGGCCTCAGGCTGAAACGCACAAAAACCACGTAAGTCGTTACCAGCATCAACAATCGCACAGGTTTGACGTCGTCGTCTTTCCTAGCTTGGCGAGAGAATTTAGAGTACGCGTTTGGTTACCTGCTGCCGCTCTTTATGAACTCTCTCGCTGGCCTTCGCCGCTTTTGCGAACGAAGACATCCTTGCAGATCTTGGTCACGAGCAGACAGGCGAAAAGCGAGTTCTACGAACTCAGAACTTCGAAAACTTACTCACTACGTGTGCATGCTACTGAAAATGAGAAAATTTGATGGAAGCTGCCATATTTGACTTGCGCTGACCATGGGTATACCGGGTGGATTGGGAGCACAGACTGAAAACAAAAGTGACCACACGAATgagattattttttttatgttttgataTAAAGTTAGCTCTTCAAATGAATATATTTCATTAtgttaaaaaaatttttgtatGCATTAAGAACGTA comes from the Amblyomma americanum isolate KBUSLIRL-KWMA chromosome 1, ASM5285725v1, whole genome shotgun sequence genome and includes:
- the LOC144107269 gene encoding putative U3 small nucleolar RNA-associated protein 11, with the protein product MSSFAKAAKASERVHKERQQPEARRHFGVIEKKKDDKLETRDYQNKQLKLKRLRRRALTRNPDEFYMHMVNSKLHGGEHHDKVKGEEFTPAQLKLMQTRDLNFVTTKRLSEAKKIARLKANLRLLRVESGQVNTHTFFVDTKKEARNFDFAEKLRTHPSLLCRGFNRSKLETLPKECIADIPEDVIKEATHEMKKSYRELTKRLQREKELKVVEQKMIMKKNLLDKKNPPVKKVKEGTKDAAPVYLWKKERKR